The genomic segment atgttccataaatatgtAACATAGTAAGTTATGCCAAGTAAAATTTACTTACTTCTATGAGTTTGTCAATCTTTTGGGCCAAATAACGGGACTCTTCAGTATTGACATGGGCCTGTAAGACTGTGGCTCAATTTATGGGCCTTAAAGCAAGAAAACAGTAAATTGGGACCAAATTCTCAATCTTTATACATGTCAAAACATTCCATTTGGGCGGATTGAAAGAGCCATAAATCAGTAAATCACTATGGTCtctttttcaaagaacaaattGTGTAGTTTtctattgacattgatatgataTTCTCCCAATTACATGTATTTTAGAGAAGAACATTTTATTCTCACGAGTGGTCTTTGTAAACATATATAAGGAATAAGGATTCTGAAAAGTCAAATTTGATATTGCAAATTTAAGCATAGGCGGAGCACACCGACATGGGGTTCATCTGAAACAAGTACTCTCAATGCAAAGCTTAtgtaaaaattcatgaaaagagCAACAAATTGTAGTATGAAATTCATagctttaaaaatataatgagtCCGATACTAAGAATTTTAAATATTGAACTATAAAActtaaatcctgaatccgctTCTGAATTAAGTCAATGTTCTTGATACGAATAAAATTAGGGTGAAATTCGACTCTATCCTAAAATTATGCTATAACTACTAAAGTAAGAATACTTTCAAATCACATCATATTCCCTAAATCTTGACTCCAAAAACAAGCCGtccttatttctattttttggaTGGTCGGTAAACATACGAGTCATACGAAAtcaagagcctgtttggatgggcttaaaataagcagcttataagctgaaaacagcttataagctaaaaaaaaaaatgttgggataggctaatttattttttttggcttataaagcTTTTccgcttataagctgctttagataagctaaaccaaacgggcccaattattttgttgggcttattttatgcataaaatgactttaagctgaccagccaaacactcaaaaaaactgaaaatagcttataagcaacttataagccaatcctgACGGGCTCCAATACTATGATTCAGGTTTTACTGGGCCGTAATCTTTTCCAAGATATTTGCCACGTGTACCATATTTATTACCgtatttaaccaaaaaaaggaTTCATCATACAAATCCCATTTGTTTTCAACCTAATCCGAGTAATTAATTGGCTAATAACAACTACTAAACCCCATGTTTAATCCACTTTAGTCAACTAAAAGTCTAAACTTAACCCTAGTTAACAATTTCCTATAAATACAACCACCCATAAACCCTCAACGTTTTCTTTTTCCATGCCTATTGTTCCGTTTTCGTTACTTttttgagagagaaaaaaagaaaagcaaaagaatTCAGCTTTTTTTGTGTTCGtttattgaagaagaagaagaagaagaagacaaattACCGTAACGTTCGCACTACATGGTAAAAgttctttatttaatttaaactttCTGTTTTTATCGATAAATCCAAAGgtttatacaatatttttcaacttttatgttttttatttaattttttttttttaatctaacaGTCCAAAAACATCGTTTTGAGATTTGATTTCCATTCAAATAGCTTggaattttgcttttaaaagtGTTAAAAtcgatttttcaactttttaaattttttttttctattttgcaaTTGTTTTCTATTTGAATAGCTTGGAATTTGGTTGTTTTTGCtataaaaaaagttttaaaagtttaattttggcaaattttgaagaaaatttcaACTGATTTAAACAATCGATTATTCAacctttttatgtttttttgtttaaaatctAAGAGTCCAAAAACATCGTTTTGCAATAGTTTTCTATTTGAATCGCTTGGAATTTAGTTGTGtttgctataaaaaaaaaaaaagtttaatttgGCGAATTCCGataaaaatttcaactttttatgtttttttaatcTAAATAGTCCAAAATCATCGTTTTTGCAATTGTTTCCATTCAAAACCTTGGAATTCAGTTGTTTTTGCTATATAAAGTATTAAAAAAAGCTTGATTTTGGTGAATTCTCTAAAAATAATCAACTAATGTAAACAAtcgatttttctattttttttaatctaacaGTCCTAAAACATCTTTCCAGTTTTTTAGTTGTTTTTGCTTAAAAAGGTTTAATTTTAGCTAATTCTGAATAAAACCTCAActaatttggatttttttttaaaaacaattatgTGTTCAGGTGCAGAGCGTGAATGTGGATCCGGATCGGGAATCTGAACCGTTCGTTGAACTTGACCCGACTGGTCGATACGGGCGATACGACGAGCTATTAGGTTATGGAGCTGTTAAAAAAGTATACAGAGCATTTGATCAAGAAGAAGGTATTGAAGTAGCTTGGAATCAGGTGAAATTACGTCATTTTATGTCCGATCAACCGGTTATAGACCGGTTATATTCGGAGGTTCGTTTGTTGAAAACACTAAAACATAAGAATATAATTGCATTGTATTCTGTTTGGAGGGATGAGAATCGCAACACTTTGAATTTTATTACTGAGGTTTGTACTTCAGGGAATTTGAGAGAGTATAGGAATAAACATAAACATGTATCCATGAAGGCGTTGAAGAAGTGGTCTAAACAGATTCTTAAGGGATTGGATTATTTGCATACACATGAACCTTGTGTTATTCATAGAGATCTCAATTGCAGTAATGTCTTCATTAATGGCAATATTGGTCAGGTATATTATTAATCACTCTCTTTATCTTCATTGAGAAATACTAGTAGTTTTATTAATTCTTCAAtgttatactccctctgttcacttttatttgttcacttttgacttttcacgctatttaagaaattataaatGAAGTGTGTATTTTAACATGatgcccatattaattggtataTAATGGTattggttttgaaaaaataatttatctatTTTAggaatagtggacaagtaaaagtgaacggagggagtagtagcTATTTTGT from the Lycium ferocissimum isolate CSIRO_LF1 chromosome 11, AGI_CSIRO_Lferr_CH_V1, whole genome shotgun sequence genome contains:
- the LOC132036853 gene encoding probable serine/threonine-protein kinase WNK11 isoform X2; the protein is MSVNVDPDRESEPFVELDPTGRYGRYDELLGYGAVKKVYRAFDQEEGIEVAWNQVKLRHFMSDQPVIDRLYSEVRLLKTLKHKNIIALYSVWRDENRNTLNFITEVCTSGNLREYRNKHKHVSMKALKKWSKQILKGLDYLHTHEPCVIHRDLNCSNVFINGNIGQVKIGDLGFATIVGKSHQAHSVLGTPEFMAPELYDEDYTELIDIYSFGMCVLEMVTLELPYSECDNVVKIYKKVISGVRPKAMDKVKDPVVKEFIEKCLAQPRVRPSASELLQDPFFEDINDDDENDDEEYTRNNYWSA
- the LOC132036853 gene encoding probable serine/threonine-protein kinase WNK11 isoform X1, which codes for MVQSVNVDPDRESEPFVELDPTGRYGRYDELLGYGAVKKVYRAFDQEEGIEVAWNQVKLRHFMSDQPVIDRLYSEVRLLKTLKHKNIIALYSVWRDENRNTLNFITEVCTSGNLREYRNKHKHVSMKALKKWSKQILKGLDYLHTHEPCVIHRDLNCSNVFINGNIGQVKIGDLGFATIVGKSHQAHSVLGTPEFMAPELYDEDYTELIDIYSFGMCVLEMVTLELPYSECDNVVKIYKKVISGVRPKAMDKVKDPVVKEFIEKCLAQPRVRPSASELLQDPFFEDINDDDENDDEEYTRNNYWSA